In Ostrea edulis chromosome 10, xbOstEdul1.1, whole genome shotgun sequence, one genomic interval encodes:
- the LOC125666594 gene encoding uncharacterized protein LOC125666594, whose protein sequence is MSKFSDTEKKDNEELLKRLQERIGHSPRLTIEQFENWAGTCIADVISCWPTSKEEIRKVITAAKEEGVKIRCAGSRHSWAPVFSDDCQILMQLGKLRSDYGHGAKIRISNRSRNEVDVMAGVTTGELRDFQVKNKLHLPANVIIDTVTVVGVTSAGCHGSGRYAKSVSDYIVKMRVFDCDGELRTYTAEDQAMFRAVMAGFGCFGVVYDITFKMEPEILVKTENLYYNLGEVFYSVEKIKSIVENNWSVNILWFPYNSLGIGDYNPKNDDLWVRLTNRAPSDVDCEDWDFYTWRDTKDYITQSSLSSIFSLLAEEPSLVPYYSWSAFKCLKYVLYPSGELYQEHPHAVHFRKHIAMAPVYDLEFIFDYDDDYEKLLQIIDVVVKRVDHYEEKDEYPLTNVEIRFMSYSDAYLGSGVLANPATGGSGHVICIEIIGCPGSKGWEKFSTEIGEEWMALGGVPHLAKQWCELPGIYKHIQEKMNGCFKSFKTQLQKSGADPSGMFLNEDMKKLLAM, encoded by the exons ATGTCGAAATTTTCTGATACAGAAAAG AAAGACAACGAGGAACTCCTGAAGCGTCTGCAGGAACGAATCGGACACAGTCCCAGGCTGACCATCGAACAGTTCGAAAATTGGGCAGGAACATGTATTGCTGACGTAATTTCATGCTGGCCTACATCAAAGGAGGAAATACGAAAAGTTATCACAGCTGCTAAAGAAGAGGGTGTGAAGATACGTTGTGCTGGTTCGCGACATAGCTGGGCACCAGTTTTCAGCGATGACTGCCAGATATTGATGCAGCTTGGTAAACTTCGCAGCGATTATGGACATGGGGCCAAAATTAGAATATCAAAT CGCTCTCGTAATGAAGTCGATGTAATGGCGGGAGTGACAACGGGAGAGTTGAGAGATTTTCAAGTAAAAAACAAACTTCATCTTCCCGCTAATGTCATCATTGATACTGTCACTGTGGTTGGCGTTACGAGTGCTGGGTGTCAc GGTTCGGGTCGGTATGCCAAAAGTGTAAGTGACTACATTGTGAAAATGCGAGTGTTCGATTGTGATGGAGAGCTCCGGACCTATACAGCAGAGGACCAGGCCATGTTCAGAGCAGTGATGGCGGGCTTTGGGTGCTTTGGGGTGGTGTACGACATTACATTCAAG ATGGAGCCCGAAATTCTGGTAAAGACGGAAAACTTGTACTATAACCTAGGAGAAGTTTTCTACAGTGTCGAGAAAATAAAGTCAATCGTGGAAAACAACTGGTCCGTCAATATTCTGTGGTTTCCGTACAACTCCCTAGGCATCGGCGACTACAACCCCAAGAATGATGACTTGTGGGTACGCCTGACGAACAGAGCGCCCTCTGACGTGGATTGCGAAGACTGGGACTTCTACACCTGGCGGGACACCAAGGACTACATCACCCAGAGTTCCCTGTCCTCCATTTTCTCTCTGTTAGCTGAAGAGCCAAGCCTTGTACCGTATTACTCATGGAGTGCGTTTAAATGTTTGAAGTATGTGTTGTATCCTAGTGGCGAGCTCTACCAAGAGCACCCCCACGCTGTACATTTCAG GAAACATATTGCCATGGCCCCGGTTTACGACTTGGAGTTCATTTTTGATTACGATGACGACTACGAAAAGCTACTACAGATTATAGACGTAGTGGTGAAGAGGGTGGACCATTACGAGGAAAAAGACGAGTACCCGCTAACCAACGTGGAGATCCGCTTTATGTCTTACAG TGATGCGTACTTGGGGTCTGGAGTCCTCGCCAATCCTGCAACCGGGGGTTCCGGTCACGTGATTTGTATAGAAATCATCGGTTGCCCCGGGTCAAAGGGGTGGGAGAAATTCAGCACAGAGATTGGGGAGGAGTGGATGGCCCTAGGAGGGGTGCCCCACCTGGCCAAACAATGGTGTGAACTGCCTGGGATCTACAAGCATATCCAGGAA aaaatgaatGGGTGTTTTAAATCCTTCAAGACACAACTACAGAAATCTGGCGCGGATCCCAGTGGCATGTTTCTGAATGAAGATATGAAAAAACTCCTGGCCATGTGA